In Denitratisoma sp. DHT3, one DNA window encodes the following:
- a CDS encoding glycine zipper 2TM domain-containing protein, with protein MKSIVTFAATATAALVLISGCATSSSGASYSQAQARHEMVVRLGVVEAVRPVQIEGSKSGAGTLTGAVVGGAAGSKVGQGKGSAVAAIVGAVAGGIAGSALEGSATKKDGVEITVRLENNTLIAVTQEADEVFRLGERVRVLSGGGVTRVAH; from the coding sequence ATGAAAAGCATCGTCACTTTCGCCGCTACCGCAACCGCCGCGCTGGTGTTGATCAGTGGCTGCGCCACCAGCAGTTCCGGCGCCAGCTACAGCCAGGCCCAGGCCCGCCATGAAATGGTGGTGCGCCTGGGCGTGGTGGAGGCGGTCCGTCCGGTGCAGATCGAGGGCAGCAAGTCCGGTGCCGGCACCCTGACCGGCGCGGTCGTCGGCGGCGCCGCCGGCTCCAAGGTCGGCCAGGGCAAGGGCTCGGCGGTGGCGGCGATCGTCGGCGCCGTGGCCGGCGGCATCGCCGGTTCGGCCCTGGAGGGCAGCGCCACCAAGAAGGATGGCGTGGAGATCACCGTGCGGCTGGAGAACAACACCTTGATCGCCGTCACCCAGGAGGCCGACGAGGTGTTCCGTCTCGGCGAGCGGGTGCGGGTGCTCTCCGGCGGCGGCGTCACCCGCGTCGCCCATTGA
- a CDS encoding lysophospholipid acyltransferase family protein: MRVLIRLPGAALYLLGGALVVLLFFRHWSEARRQRVTQAWSRGLLRILGIRARYRGQPPMAGLVVANHISFVDIFALNGAMPACFVSKAEVARWPLIGWLCRRTDTLFLERGSRAAAQRARENLVRHLAAGKRVVVFPEGTTSRGEAVLPFHSALLQSAIDAGTPVTPVVLRYLDRAGRRSEAPAYVGDVSLLQCLRTIAASRGLVVEVEVLPAHAVAGGDRRHVAAHLHRSIAHRLHAAGGPAPRTDPPSTGFTSDS, from the coding sequence TTGAGGGTACTGATTCGCCTGCCAGGCGCCGCCCTGTATCTGCTGGGCGGCGCGCTGGTGGTGTTGCTGTTCTTCCGCCACTGGTCCGAAGCGCGGCGCCAGCGCGTCACGCAGGCCTGGTCGCGGGGATTGCTGCGCATCCTCGGCATCCGCGCCCGCTATCGCGGCCAGCCGCCGATGGCCGGCCTGGTGGTCGCCAATCACATTTCCTTCGTCGATATTTTCGCGCTCAACGGCGCGATGCCCGCCTGCTTCGTCTCCAAGGCCGAGGTGGCGCGCTGGCCCTTGATCGGCTGGCTGTGCCGTCGTACCGACACGCTGTTCCTGGAACGGGGCAGCCGGGCCGCGGCGCAGCGGGCGCGGGAGAACCTGGTGCGGCATCTGGCGGCCGGCAAGCGGGTGGTGGTGTTTCCCGAAGGCACCACCAGCCGTGGCGAGGCGGTGCTGCCGTTCCACAGTGCCCTGTTGCAGTCGGCGATCGACGCCGGCACGCCGGTGACGCCGGTCGTCCTGCGCTATCTGGATCGCGCCGGCAGGCGCAGCGAAGCCCCCGCCTATGTGGGCGACGTCTCGCTGCTACAGTGCCTGCGCACCATCGCCGCCAGTCGCGGACTGGTGGTGGAGGTGGAGGTGTTGCCCGCGCACGCCGTGGCGGGCGGCGATCGGCGTCACGTCGCGGCGCATCTGCATCGCAGCATCGCCCACCGCTTGCACGCCGCAGGCGGACCGGCGCCGCGCACCGATCCGCCCTCGACGGGATTTACCAGCGATAGTTGA
- a CDS encoding TonB-dependent receptor, whose translation MILYSKSRAALAGRPLLMATAVASALASFANLAAADEAKIDEVIVTAQKRAERLQDVPIAISALSAGQIEARGISNVLDLKALAPNLQVSKYPTSNVTSQISLRGAVTFNGAMYWEPSVGMYLDGVYLGKAVGSVLDVVDVERIEVLRGPQGTLYGRNTMAGAVNMITRKPSGTLSGSVGLEIGNYGYHTEKVSLDLPKLGILSLSLGLRSEKRDGLVKTTAGSPARELDTRDKTGARLAALFDFSPDFQADYRYDHSRVNQEPPHNQLYRMTATTAPMAGMAPYVAQDWQKTASLDYPSYERLVLQGHGLTLTWKLDDRNTLKSITSRRTLKNDDSYDLDGTPLVIATGARIADYTQRSQEFQWIGNTDRLNYVLGLYYYKDRGYTINPHVFYFGTDSSEYGYSADAQSIYGQADYKLTDQWTVSAGLRRTKETKMGSRFKSITGFGSAIPYVEAEASFKATTPMLSLAYKFDEHLNVYGKYSEGFKSGGFQGEAGTAAEARIPFDPEKQKTYEFGVKMSSADGRMQLNAAVFHNDIQDLQISRFTGLPGVSVIRNAGKATVKGLELEGVYVPVDGLRLQAGYGYLDGKYKEFMEAPATGLPIGNVAGNRAFPHAPKHTFNLSVDARLGRSALGVWRGIADYSYTSSFYGYPYQLSAVDPARPLAENSKVKGYGLLNLRLVLSNIPIGGPGSADVALWVKNATDKMQPVNFIDFGPGFNNLTTAYYLQPRTYGASFNYRW comes from the coding sequence ATGATCCTGTATTCCAAGTCCCGCGCGGCCCTGGCCGGTCGTCCGCTGTTGATGGCGACGGCGGTGGCCTCCGCTCTGGCGTCCTTCGCCAATCTGGCCGCCGCCGACGAGGCAAAGATCGACGAAGTCATCGTCACCGCCCAGAAGCGGGCGGAACGTCTGCAGGACGTGCCGATCGCCATCAGCGCCCTGTCGGCGGGGCAGATCGAGGCGCGCGGCATTTCCAACGTGCTCGACCTGAAGGCCCTGGCGCCCAACCTCCAGGTCAGCAAATATCCCACCAGCAACGTCACCTCGCAGATTTCGCTGCGCGGCGCGGTGACCTTCAACGGCGCCATGTACTGGGAGCCCAGCGTGGGCATGTACCTGGACGGCGTCTATCTGGGCAAGGCCGTGGGTTCGGTGCTCGACGTGGTCGACGTGGAGCGCATCGAGGTGCTGCGCGGCCCGCAAGGCACGCTGTATGGCCGCAACACCATGGCCGGCGCGGTCAACATGATCACGCGCAAGCCGAGCGGCACCCTGAGCGGCTCGGTCGGGCTGGAGATCGGCAACTACGGTTATCACACCGAAAAGGTCTCCCTCGATCTGCCCAAGCTCGGCATTCTCAGCCTGTCCCTGGGGCTGCGCTCGGAAAAGCGCGACGGTCTGGTCAAGACCACCGCGGGCAGCCCGGCGCGCGAACTCGACACGCGCGACAAGACCGGTGCCCGGCTCGCCGCGCTGTTCGATTTTTCGCCCGATTTCCAGGCCGATTACCGCTACGACCACAGCCGCGTGAATCAGGAGCCCCCGCACAACCAGCTCTATCGCATGACGGCCACCACCGCTCCGATGGCGGGGATGGCGCCCTATGTCGCCCAGGACTGGCAAAAGACCGCCAGCCTCGACTATCCGTCCTACGAGCGCCTGGTGCTGCAAGGCCATGGCCTGACGCTGACCTGGAAGCTCGACGACCGCAATACCTTGAAGTCGATCACCTCGCGCCGTACCTTGAAAAACGACGATTCCTACGATCTGGACGGCACGCCCCTGGTGATCGCCACCGGCGCCCGCATCGCCGACTACACCCAGCGCTCGCAGGAGTTCCAGTGGATCGGCAACACCGACCGCCTGAACTACGTGCTCGGCCTGTACTACTACAAGGACCGCGGCTACACCATCAATCCGCACGTCTTCTATTTCGGCACCGACAGTTCGGAATACGGCTACAGCGCCGATGCCCAGTCGATCTACGGGCAGGCGGATTACAAGCTGACGGACCAGTGGACGGTGTCCGCCGGCCTGCGCCGCACCAAGGAAACCAAGATGGGCTCGCGCTTCAAGAGCATCACCGGCTTTGGTTCCGCGATCCCCTACGTCGAGGCGGAGGCATCCTTCAAGGCGACGACGCCGATGCTCTCGCTGGCCTACAAGTTCGACGAGCACCTGAATGTCTATGGCAAGTACTCGGAAGGCTTCAAGAGCGGCGGCTTCCAGGGCGAGGCCGGCACGGCGGCCGAGGCTCGAATCCCCTTCGACCCGGAAAAGCAGAAGACCTACGAATTCGGCGTCAAGATGAGTTCGGCCGACGGCCGCATGCAGCTCAACGCCGCCGTGTTCCACAATGACATCCAGGATCTGCAGATTTCGCGCTTCACCGGCCTGCCCGGCGTTTCCGTGATCCGCAACGCCGGCAAGGCCACGGTCAAGGGCCTGGAACTGGAAGGGGTGTACGTGCCCGTCGACGGCCTCAGGCTACAGGCCGGCTATGGCTATCTGGACGGCAAGTACAAGGAGTTCATGGAAGCGCCGGCCACCGGCCTGCCGATCGGCAACGTCGCCGGCAACCGCGCCTTTCCCCATGCGCCCAAGCACACCTTCAACCTGAGCGTGGATGCGCGACTGGGGCGCTCGGCGCTCGGGGTCTGGCGCGGTATCGCCGACTACAGCTACACCTCGTCCTTCTACGGCTATCCCTACCAGTTGAGCGCGGTGGACCCGGCCCGGCCGCTGGCGGAGAACAGCAAGGTCAAGGGCTATGGCTTGCTGAATCTGCGTCTGGTGCTGTCCAACATCCCGATCGGCGGCCCCGGGTCGGCGGACGTGGCGCTGTGGGTGAAGAACGCCACCGACAAGATGCAGCCGGTGAACTTCATCGACTTCGGGCCTGGCTTCAACAACCTGACCACGGCCTATTACCTGCAACCGCGCACTTACGGCGCGAGCTTCAACTATCGCTGGTAA
- a CDS encoding PhnD/SsuA/transferrin family substrate-binding protein, protein MFFLFFALLLCLGSGLAVEAPAAAPGYSIMMVGRTAPTAERSQWLLLMQRVAAATGISFRLQIPPTLGDFERRVLDGDPDFAFVDPYLMVRAHQSLGYLSLLRDSSRLLQGVILVRQDSPIRSLKALNKATIAFPAVNTFPDSLQIRQLLARERIAYQPHFAGNFGNALRQVLYQEAEAAATTTSALGRERPEIQSRLRVLYVAPPVSPYVLAAHPRVPLAARRAVEAAILALADTAAGARLLDDVDLSQPVAASYEIDYKPMEMLGLAPFVLRGNE, encoded by the coding sequence ATGTTTTTTCTGTTCTTTGCGCTGCTGCTCTGCCTGGGTTCCGGTCTTGCGGTGGAGGCGCCGGCCGCAGCTCCCGGTTATTCGATCATGATGGTGGGGCGGACGGCGCCGACGGCCGAACGCAGCCAGTGGCTGCTGCTGATGCAGCGGGTGGCGGCGGCGACGGGAATTTCCTTCCGTCTGCAGATTCCCCCGACGCTGGGAGACTTCGAGCGGCGCGTGCTGGACGGCGATCCCGATTTCGCTTTTGTCGATCCCTATCTCATGGTGCGCGCTCATCAGTCGCTCGGCTATCTATCGCTGCTGCGGGACAGCAGCCGTCTGCTGCAAGGCGTGATCCTGGTGCGCCAGGACAGTCCGATCCGCAGCCTGAAGGCCCTGAACAAGGCGACCATTGCCTTTCCCGCCGTCAATACCTTTCCGGACAGCCTGCAAATCCGGCAGCTGCTGGCCCGCGAGCGCATCGCGTACCAGCCGCACTTCGCCGGCAATTTCGGCAATGCCTTGCGCCAGGTGCTCTACCAGGAGGCTGAGGCCGCGGCGACGACGACCAGCGCCCTTGGCCGCGAGCGGCCGGAAATCCAGTCCCGCCTGCGCGTGCTCTACGTGGCGCCGCCGGTAAGCCCGTATGTGCTGGCGGCCCATCCCCGGGTGCCCCTGGCGGCGCGCCGCGCCGTGGAAGCCGCGATCCTGGCGCTGGCGGACACGGCCGCCGGCGCCAGGCTGCTGGACGACGTGGACTTGAGCCAACCGGTGGCGGCGTCCTACGAAATCGATTACAAGCCCATGGAAATGCTTGGCCTCGCCCCTTTCGTCCTGCGGGGGAATGAATGA
- a CDS encoding putative bifunctional diguanylate cyclase/phosphodiesterase yields MKFLRGLYFRLLLAGSSAAASAVLGFGYYTAAGQMEMEIDANEREVQLVAVGLAAAADHVVMARDYWEIEQLMRQVIIDPSLLTVQIIDVQGQVLGHMGRSLSDTTPKLVFDASRLAPPHGEKSLLKRRGDTVEVWSPVMVDNKTAGWVRLESNPLWNQARHQHIWRDSLIAALAMLGGSALLLAWLLRRPVGALEAATRFAADLPLNHGVQLATRPSTAEVDKLIEALNQTSAQLAAQDDALTQSQRHLEIRNQVYERLALGGSLQETLALIVSSLECQRPGWHIAILILDRDGKHLQLGVAHNLPDSYRALVEDIEIGEGAGPSGTAAYRNERVIIEDLSRHPYGARFREFAAEAGVAGCWSEPVRSSRGEILALLSIYQRTPILPVPEDIHVVQHGAHLVSVAVERHRAEEELQLASLVYQASGEAIMVSDGRNRIIAVNPAFVRLTGYGAQEVLGKSPAVLGSGRMDASFYNAMQQSMRASNHWQGEIWNRRKNGEVYAEWLTVNVMRDAAGRPHRYIAMFSDITAKKQAEETIWQQANYDQLTGLPNRRLFRDRLRQDLLRAQRQDGVLALMFVDLDRFKEINETLGHEAGDHLLIEAAQRISACARDSDTVTRLGSDEFAVILVGLSDPGEAERVANSILHALAQPFKLGTDVGYVSACIGVTLFPNDGLDLETLLKNADQAMHVAKESGNNNFSWFTLDLQLAAQARRTLLGDLRSALADDQLRLHYQPIVDLQTGLIVKAEALVRWQHPVQGLISPAVFIPLAEEVGLIEEIGDWVFRTAARQAKAWQQQGWPLQVSINKSPRQFNSSFSGASWLDFLREIDLAPQQLVIEITEGLLLDQCSAVTEQLLSYREAGIEIAVDDFGTGYSALSYLQRFDIDYLKIDRSFISDLSESADDRALADAIIVMAHKLGPRVIAEGVETGYQRDWLISSGCDFVQGFLYARPLPLTEFNALLRRS; encoded by the coding sequence ATGAAGTTCCTGCGCGGTCTTTATTTCCGGCTGTTGCTGGCCGGGTCGTCAGCGGCGGCGTCGGCGGTGCTCGGCTTTGGCTACTACACTGCGGCCGGGCAGATGGAGATGGAAATCGACGCCAACGAGCGCGAGGTCCAGCTGGTCGCCGTCGGTCTGGCCGCCGCCGCCGATCATGTCGTGATGGCCCGCGACTATTGGGAAATCGAGCAGCTGATGCGCCAGGTGATCATCGATCCCAGCCTGCTCACGGTGCAGATCATCGATGTCCAGGGGCAGGTGCTGGGCCATATGGGGCGCTCCCTGTCGGACACCACGCCCAAGCTGGTTTTCGATGCGTCCCGCCTGGCGCCGCCCCACGGGGAGAAATCCCTGTTGAAGCGCCGGGGCGACACTGTCGAGGTCTGGTCGCCGGTCATGGTGGACAACAAGACGGCCGGCTGGGTCCGCCTGGAAAGCAATCCGCTGTGGAACCAGGCCCGGCATCAACACATCTGGCGCGATTCCCTGATCGCGGCGCTGGCAATGCTGGGCGGCAGTGCCCTGCTGCTGGCCTGGCTGCTGCGGCGCCCGGTCGGCGCCCTGGAGGCGGCCACCCGATTCGCCGCCGACCTGCCGTTGAACCACGGCGTGCAACTCGCCACCCGGCCCTCCACCGCCGAGGTGGACAAGTTGATCGAGGCCCTGAACCAGACCTCCGCCCAACTGGCGGCGCAGGATGACGCCCTGACGCAGAGTCAGCGCCACCTGGAAATCCGCAATCAGGTCTATGAGCGCCTGGCGCTGGGCGGCAGTCTGCAGGAGACGCTGGCCCTGATCGTCTCCAGCCTGGAATGCCAGCGCCCGGGCTGGCATATCGCCATCCTGATCCTGGACCGGGACGGCAAGCACCTGCAACTGGGGGTCGCGCACAATCTGCCGGACAGCTATCGCGCCCTGGTGGAAGACATCGAAATCGGCGAGGGCGCGGGCCCCAGCGGCACGGCGGCATACCGCAACGAACGGGTGATCATCGAGGACCTGTCCCGCCATCCCTATGGCGCGCGGTTCCGCGAATTCGCCGCCGAGGCGGGCGTGGCCGGCTGCTGGTCGGAACCGGTGCGCTCCAGCCGCGGCGAAATCCTGGCGCTGCTCTCGATTTACCAGCGGACGCCGATCCTGCCGGTCCCGGAGGACATCCATGTCGTGCAACATGGCGCCCATCTGGTCAGCGTGGCCGTGGAGCGGCATCGCGCCGAGGAGGAGTTGCAGTTGGCGTCCCTGGTGTACCAGGCCAGCGGCGAAGCCATCATGGTCAGCGACGGCAGGAACCGCATCATCGCCGTCAATCCCGCCTTCGTGCGCCTGACCGGCTACGGCGCGCAGGAAGTGCTGGGCAAGAGTCCCGCCGTGCTCGGCTCCGGACGCATGGACGCTTCTTTCTACAACGCCATGCAGCAGTCGATGCGCGCCAGCAATCACTGGCAGGGGGAAATCTGGAACCGGCGCAAGAACGGCGAAGTCTATGCCGAATGGCTCACCGTCAACGTCATGCGCGACGCGGCGGGGCGCCCCCATCGCTACATCGCGATGTTTTCCGACATCACCGCCAAGAAGCAGGCCGAGGAAACCATCTGGCAGCAGGCCAACTACGATCAGCTCACCGGCCTGCCCAATCGCCGCTTGTTCCGCGACCGGTTGCGCCAGGACCTGTTGCGCGCGCAGCGCCAGGACGGCGTGCTGGCGCTGATGTTCGTGGACCTCGACCGTTTCAAGGAGATCAACGAGACGCTCGGCCATGAGGCCGGCGACCACCTGCTGATCGAGGCCGCCCAGCGCATCAGTGCCTGCGCCCGCGATTCCGACACCGTGACGCGGCTGGGCAGCGACGAGTTCGCCGTCATCCTGGTGGGCCTGTCCGACCCCGGCGAGGCGGAGCGGGTGGCCAACAGCATCCTGCATGCCCTGGCGCAGCCTTTCAAACTGGGCACGGACGTGGGCTACGTCTCCGCCTGCATCGGTGTCACCCTGTTCCCCAACGACGGTCTGGATCTCGAAACCCTGCTGAAAAATGCCGACCAGGCGATGCATGTGGCCAAGGAATCCGGAAACAACAACTTCTCCTGGTTCACCCTCGATCTGCAATTGGCGGCGCAGGCGCGGCGCACCCTGCTCGGCGATCTGCGCAGCGCGCTGGCCGACGACCAGTTGCGGCTCCATTACCAGCCCATCGTCGACCTTCAGACCGGGTTGATCGTCAAGGCCGAGGCGCTGGTCCGCTGGCAACATCCGGTCCAGGGCCTGATCAGTCCGGCCGTCTTCATTCCCCTGGCCGAGGAGGTCGGCCTGATCGAGGAAATCGGCGACTGGGTGTTCCGCACCGCCGCCCGCCAGGCCAAGGCCTGGCAGCAACAGGGGTGGCCGCTGCAAGTCAGCATCAACAAGTCTCCGCGCCAGTTCAACAGCAGCTTCAGCGGCGCCTCCTGGCTCGATTTCCTGCGCGAGATCGATCTGGCGCCCCAGCAACTGGTGATCGAAATCACCGAGGGCCTGCTGCTCGATCAATGTTCGGCCGTGACCGAGCAACTGCTGAGCTATCGCGAGGCCGGCATCGAGATCGCCGTGGATGATTTCGGCACCGGCTATTCGGCCCTCTCCTATTTGCAGCGCTTCGACATCGACTATCTGAAGATCGATCGCAGCTTCATCAGCGATCTGTCGGAAAGCGCCGACGACCGGGCGCTGGCCGACGCGATCATCGTCATGGCCCACAAGCTGGGCCCCAGGGTGATCGCCGAAGGCGTCGAAACCGGCTACCAGCGGGATTGGTTGATCAGTTCCGGTTGCGACTTCGTCCAGGGCTTCCTCTATGCCCGTCCCCTGCCCCTGACGGAATTCAACGCACTGCTGCGGCGGAGTTGA
- a CDS encoding efflux RND transporter periplasmic adaptor subunit, with amino-acid sequence MPRSLLVFLSALLPLSALAEEPLIALSPEQGQRAGIVVQPLKALRTADDHGLPAQVVIDPRRIEIIAAPLGGIVTAVRVLSGETVKKGQVLGRLQGAPLLGLQREYVEARGQAELAAEARRRDETLFAEGIIARARLQQAQAAERAAAALLHEKRQALALSGLARPDGGNGGEGGGAGGDFSGAVELRAPFAGVVLEAPAQPGQRLESSALLFKLGRLDALALEIQATPHLAAGVMPGDPVSVPGCAQPARVTAVAPQLAGGSQSVLVRAELKQAAGCVRPYQQLQVRLRPSASHHGKGWTLPTTALVRHLDKAWVFVAAPGGYRPVAVQLLDETDGTVRIDAALAADSLLVVKGAATVKAAWLGLGAAESR; translated from the coding sequence ATGCCGCGAAGCTTGCTGGTTTTCCTGAGTGCCCTGCTGCCCTTGTCCGCCCTGGCGGAAGAGCCGCTGATCGCCCTCTCGCCGGAGCAGGGCCAACGCGCCGGCATCGTTGTGCAGCCCCTGAAGGCGCTGCGGACGGCCGACGACCATGGGCTGCCGGCCCAGGTCGTGATCGACCCCCGCCGCATCGAGATCATCGCCGCGCCCCTGGGCGGGATCGTCACCGCGGTGCGGGTGCTGTCCGGCGAGACCGTGAAAAAAGGCCAGGTGCTGGGGCGCCTGCAGGGCGCGCCGCTGCTGGGCCTGCAGCGCGAATACGTGGAGGCCCGGGGCCAGGCCGAGTTGGCGGCGGAAGCGCGGCGCCGCGACGAGACGCTGTTCGCCGAGGGCATCATCGCCCGCGCCCGCCTGCAACAGGCGCAGGCCGCGGAGCGCGCCGCCGCGGCGCTGCTGCACGAGAAGCGCCAGGCCCTGGCGCTGTCCGGACTGGCGCGGCCGGACGGTGGCAATGGTGGCGAAGGTGGTGGCGCGGGCGGCGATTTTTCCGGCGCGGTGGAATTGCGCGCCCCCTTCGCCGGCGTGGTGCTGGAAGCGCCGGCCCAGCCCGGCCAGCGCCTGGAATCCTCGGCGCTGTTGTTCAAGCTGGGGCGGCTGGACGCCCTGGCCCTGGAAATCCAGGCCACGCCCCATCTGGCGGCCGGCGTCATGCCGGGAGACCCGGTGTCGGTGCCGGGCTGCGCGCAGCCGGCGCGGGTGACCGCCGTCGCGCCGCAGTTGGCGGGCGGCAGCCAGTCCGTGCTGGTGCGGGCCGAACTGAAGCAGGCCGCCGGCTGCGTCCGCCCCTACCAGCAGTTGCAGGTCCGGCTGCGTCCCTCCGCCAGCCACCATGGCAAGGGCTGGACGCTGCCGACGACGGCGCTGGTGCGCCACCTGGACAAGGCCTGGGTGTTCGTCGCCGCCCCGGGCGGCTATCGCCCGGTGGCGGTGCAACTGCTGGACGAGACCGACGGGACCGTGCGCATCGACGCGGCGCTGGCGGCGGACAGCCTGCTGGTGGTGAAGGGGGCGGCCACGGTCAAGGCGGCTTGGCTCGGCCTGGGCGCGGCGGAGAGCCGCTAG